Proteins encoded in a region of the Isoalcanivorax pacificus W11-5 genome:
- a CDS encoding MipA/OmpV family protein — translation MGAVAAVEDMVYIDMKDDRELQGAPFVAFDSDHLFFTMGVLGAHVYQRETDRVALALDSYVTMGDGYRRSDSPRFRGMARRHEHIDIGVALELSWALGHSLLSVQQDVSGRSKGMLASYTHSLPWPVGQVVVAPTLRLDLMTARHVEYYYGVRPEEVLPDRAAYRGRQALNISGGYLLSWMLTPEWMLYQGVEYTWLDDAIEDSPLVARDHLVSGMLGVTYSF, via the coding sequence GTGGGTGCCGTGGCCGCGGTCGAAGACATGGTCTACATCGACATGAAAGATGACCGCGAGTTGCAGGGCGCGCCCTTCGTTGCGTTCGATTCGGACCACCTGTTCTTTACCATGGGCGTGCTGGGTGCGCATGTGTATCAGCGGGAAACGGACCGCGTTGCCCTGGCCCTGGATAGCTACGTGACCATGGGGGACGGTTATCGGCGCAGTGATTCACCCCGGTTCCGGGGCATGGCGCGTCGGCATGAGCATATCGATATCGGCGTGGCGCTGGAGCTGTCGTGGGCGTTGGGCCACTCGTTGCTGTCAGTGCAGCAGGATGTCAGTGGCCGCAGCAAGGGGATGCTGGCCAGCTATACCCACAGCCTGCCGTGGCCGGTGGGCCAGGTCGTCGTGGCACCGACCCTGCGTCTGGACCTGATGACAGCCCGGCATGTGGAGTATTACTACGGGGTACGGCCTGAGGAAGTGCTGCCCGACCGCGCCGCCTACCGTGGCCGGCAGGCGCTCAATATTTCCGGTGGTTACCTGCTGAGCTGGATGCTGACGCCGGAGTGGATGTTGTATCAGGGCGTGGAATACACCTGGCTGGACGATGCGATTGAGGATTCGCCGCTGGTGGCACGGGATCATCTGGTGTCCGGCATGCTGGGCGTGACGTACAGCTTCTGA
- a CDS encoding DoxX family protein: MHHPDLGKLILRLTLGILMLFHGVAKMTSGVAGIKGMLAGIGLPEFFAYGVFIGEVIAPLMLIIGYYSRVGAALIVGNMLVAIVLVHMNELFALSGTGGWALELQGFFLFTAVALIFTGPGKYVFKH, from the coding sequence ATGCACCATCCCGATCTTGGCAAACTGATCCTGCGCCTGACCCTCGGCATCCTGATGCTGTTTCATGGCGTAGCAAAAATGACCTCCGGCGTGGCCGGTATCAAAGGTATGCTGGCCGGCATCGGCCTGCCGGAATTCTTTGCCTACGGTGTGTTCATCGGCGAAGTGATTGCGCCGTTGATGTTGATCATCGGCTACTACAGCCGCGTCGGCGCCGCGCTGATCGTGGGTAACATGCTGGTGGCGATTGTGCTGGTGCACATGAACGAGCTGTTTGCCCTCAGCGGTACCGGTGGCTGGGCGCTGGAATTGCAGGGGTTCTTCCTGTTCACGGCGGTGGCGCTGATCTTCACCGGCCCGGGCAAGTACGTATTCAAGCACTGA
- a CDS encoding response regulator, whose protein sequence is MPCILLIEDDRKLTELVAVFLQRNGFVVHAIHDGNDAETALARFQPDLVVLDLMLPGKDGLSVCRELRGRFRGKILMLTASEDDMDQVAALELGVDDFVCKPLHPRVLLARIRMLLRRDPGRAPRAAGVAHGNQLRFGALQLDGTLRRCLLDNVPVNLTPGEFDVLWLLASHPDGPVSREELVRQTRGIEYDGLDRTIDNRVVSLRKKLGDNASLPQKIITVRGRGYLFVPDGW, encoded by the coding sequence ATGCCCTGCATATTACTGATCGAAGATGATCGAAAACTGACAGAACTGGTGGCGGTGTTCCTGCAGCGCAACGGTTTTGTCGTGCATGCCATTCACGATGGTAATGATGCAGAGACGGCACTGGCCCGCTTTCAGCCGGACCTGGTGGTGCTGGACCTGATGTTGCCGGGCAAGGATGGCCTGTCGGTCTGCCGTGAACTGCGCGGCCGGTTTCGCGGCAAGATACTGATGCTCACGGCCAGCGAGGACGACATGGACCAGGTCGCCGCGCTGGAGCTGGGTGTCGATGATTTTGTCTGCAAACCCCTGCACCCGCGTGTTCTGCTGGCGCGTATCCGCATGCTGTTGCGCCGCGACCCGGGCCGCGCGCCGCGTGCTGCCGGCGTCGCGCACGGCAACCAGTTACGCTTTGGTGCCTTGCAACTGGATGGCACCCTGCGCCGCTGTCTGCTGGATAACGTCCCGGTCAATCTCACCCCCGGCGAATTCGATGTGCTCTGGTTGCTGGCGTCACACCCGGATGGCCCGGTGTCGCGCGAGGAGCTGGTACGCCAGACACGGGGCATTGAATACGATGGCCTGGATCGCACCATCGACAACCGTGTTGTCAGCCTGCGCAAGAAGCTGGGTGACAATGCCAGCCTGCCGCAGAAGATCATCACCGTGCGCGGGCGCGGCTATCTGTTCGTGCCCGATGGCTGGTGA
- a CDS encoding zinc-dependent peptidase, with translation MFNGFRRWREDRRLAALDVPADTWEAAIADWPVAARYQGEDRDRLRELALRFLLRKGFAPGAGFTITDAMRLKVATMAAVPVLNLGLDWYDGWYTVVLYEGAFIPSHHGPDEFGLVHEEPDVLSGEAWEQGPVVLSWEDVCAASAEEGYNVVLHEMAHKLDMRRDGANGAPPLHGLDGARWHDTFTAAWNDLTERERHGRPMPVDSYALENPGEFFAVVTECFFEAPARLQQAWPALYTELSRFYRQDPLAQQTALSPA, from the coding sequence ATGTTCAACGGCTTTCGCCGCTGGCGGGAAGACCGCCGCCTCGCCGCACTGGATGTGCCGGCAGACACCTGGGAAGCCGCCATTGCCGACTGGCCCGTGGCCGCCCGGTATCAGGGCGAAGACCGCGATCGCCTGCGCGAGCTGGCCCTGCGGTTTCTGTTGCGCAAGGGCTTTGCCCCCGGCGCCGGTTTCACCATCACCGATGCCATGCGCCTGAAAGTGGCGACCATGGCGGCGGTGCCGGTATTGAATCTCGGCCTGGACTGGTACGACGGCTGGTACACCGTGGTGCTGTATGAAGGTGCCTTTATTCCTTCACACCACGGCCCGGACGAATTCGGTCTGGTACATGAGGAACCGGATGTGCTCAGTGGCGAAGCCTGGGAGCAGGGGCCGGTGGTGCTGTCCTGGGAAGACGTCTGCGCGGCCAGCGCCGAGGAAGGCTACAACGTGGTGCTGCACGAAATGGCACACAAACTCGACATGCGGCGGGACGGTGCCAACGGGGCGCCGCCACTGCATGGTCTGGACGGCGCCCGCTGGCACGACACCTTCACCGCCGCCTGGAACGATCTGACCGAACGGGAGCGGCACGGCCGGCCGATGCCGGTGGACAGCTACGCGCTGGAAAATCCGGGGGAATTCTTCGCCGTGGTCACGGAATGTTTTTTTGAAGCCCCGGCGCGCCTGCAGCAGGCATGGCCGGCGCTCTACACCGAGTTGAGCCGGTTCTACCGGCAGGACCCGCTGGCACAGCAGACGGCACTGTCGCCGGCCTGA
- a CDS encoding ATP-binding protein, with product MTRLFLSLFAGISAALVLLYFVLEAFTTHWYADLANDVAVGQARGVSNVLEVFLRDYPAQEAGEIMERAFGDSDIPVAMARYDASQVPSLAPGQMKALNPDEFLLHYRTLDGQWRMILGPVYLPPEVAMVEGVALALVFGCLGMVCLAWIWWLHRKIRGLEQNTLAFAAGNLDIRAPTGMRWRLGSLNDHFNTMASRISRLIFSHKSLTNAVAHELRTPIFRMRFRLDTLENDTSPPVREEALAGAREDIDELENLVEELLDHARLERLESTLPLMEVDLRRWLTQLFPRLKHHSPVSMTLRVEYRDACQVNIDARLLARALDNLVRNAQTYAREGIVLTLDSDGEHALLHVDDDGQGVPLSERERIFEPFVRLDQSRTRATGGHGLGLSIVREAIRLMGGQIRVDDSPQGGARFTLALPLRQRTA from the coding sequence ATGACACGTCTTTTCCTGTCCCTGTTTGCCGGTATCAGCGCTGCGCTGGTATTGCTCTACTTCGTTCTGGAGGCGTTTACCACCCACTGGTATGCGGACCTGGCCAACGATGTTGCGGTGGGGCAGGCGCGCGGCGTCTCGAACGTGCTGGAAGTGTTTCTGCGGGATTACCCGGCGCAGGAAGCCGGCGAGATCATGGAGCGCGCCTTTGGCGATTCGGATATTCCGGTGGCCATGGCGCGCTACGACGCCTCACAGGTGCCGTCGCTTGCGCCGGGGCAGATGAAGGCGCTGAACCCGGATGAGTTTCTGTTGCACTACCGCACGCTGGATGGCCAGTGGCGCATGATCCTCGGGCCGGTGTACCTGCCGCCGGAAGTGGCGATGGTGGAAGGGGTGGCACTGGCGCTGGTGTTCGGTTGCCTGGGCATGGTCTGTCTGGCCTGGATCTGGTGGCTGCACCGCAAGATTCGCGGCCTGGAACAGAACACGCTGGCGTTTGCCGCCGGCAATCTGGATATTCGTGCGCCCACCGGCATGCGCTGGCGCCTGGGCAGTCTCAACGATCACTTCAATACCATGGCGTCGCGTATCAGCCGGCTCATTTTCAGCCACAAGAGCCTCACCAATGCCGTGGCCCATGAGCTGCGCACGCCGATTTTCCGTATGCGCTTTCGCCTGGATACGCTGGAAAACGATACCTCCCCGCCGGTGCGGGAGGAGGCGCTCGCCGGCGCGCGGGAGGATATCGACGAGCTGGAAAACCTGGTGGAGGAACTGCTTGATCACGCCCGTCTGGAGCGGCTTGAGTCGACACTGCCGCTGATGGAAGTGGACCTGCGCCGCTGGCTGACCCAGCTTTTCCCGCGCCTGAAACATCACTCACCGGTGTCCATGACGCTGCGGGTGGAATACCGTGACGCCTGCCAGGTGAATATCGATGCACGGTTGCTGGCGCGTGCGCTCGACAATCTGGTGCGCAATGCACAGACCTATGCCCGCGAGGGCATTGTGCTCACGCTCGACAGCGATGGCGAACACGCGCTGCTGCACGTGGACGACGATGGCCAGGGTGTGCCGCTGTCGGAACGCGAGCGCATCTTCGAACCCTTCGTGCGGCTGGACCAGTCGCGCACCCGCGCCACCGGCGGCCACGGCCTGGGGCTGTCCATCGTGCGCGAAGCCATTCGCCTGATGGGCGGACAGATTCGCGTCGATGACAGCCCGCAGGGCGGTGCGCGTTTCACGCTGGCATTGCCGTTGCGGCAGCGCACTGCCTGA
- a CDS encoding YbhB/YbcL family Raf kinase inhibitor-like protein, giving the protein MKLSSRSLADGQPIPGEFAFAIPDPAEHVRLSANRNPHLAWEDVPAGTQSFAIICVDPDVPSRGDDVNQRDREVPADLPRVDFFHWLLFDLPADTREIAAGAHSNGVTPRGKPGPQAGHGMRHGINDYTGWFAGDDDMRGDYFGYDGPCPPWNDSIVHRYIFTVYALDVPSLEVDSPMNGAAVRRALGGHVLGQASLAGTYTLNPRLL; this is encoded by the coding sequence ATGAAACTCAGCAGCCGCAGCCTTGCAGATGGCCAGCCGATTCCCGGGGAATTCGCGTTCGCCATTCCCGACCCGGCCGAGCATGTGCGCCTCTCCGCCAACCGGAATCCACACCTGGCCTGGGAAGACGTCCCCGCCGGGACACAATCCTTTGCCATCATCTGTGTTGACCCGGATGTACCCAGCCGTGGTGATGACGTCAATCAGCGCGATCGCGAAGTACCGGCGGACCTGCCCCGGGTGGATTTTTTCCACTGGCTGCTGTTCGACCTGCCCGCCGACACTCGCGAAATCGCCGCCGGCGCGCACAGCAATGGCGTCACACCGCGCGGCAAACCCGGCCCGCAGGCTGGCCATGGCATGCGGCACGGTATCAATGACTACACTGGCTGGTTTGCCGGCGACGACGACATGCGCGGTGACTACTTTGGTTATGACGGCCCTTGCCCGCCCTGGAATGACAGCATCGTGCACCGCTATATCTTTACGGTGTATGCACTCGATGTGCCGTCACTGGAGGTGGACAGCCCGATGAATGGCGCAGCGGTGCGCCGGGCACTGGGGGGACATGTGCTCGGCCAGGCATCGCTGGCCGGCACCTATACGCTGAATCCGCGTCTGCTCTGA
- a CDS encoding SRPBCC domain-containing protein, translating to MTQQQNSAPGKRIAVTVTKDIRAPVAQVFDAWLRPEMVRHWFAPGLGPMTRVEIDPVPGGRFHFDQQRGEEIARHWGTYQVIERPRRLVFTWQVDGVEEADTVSIEFTAQEGGCRITLTHDMDARFAGYRDATQRGWRTMLGGLGQGLVAQPESTPQALVLTREFNATPEQLFSAWTDPARVRQWLFTSPQSEAGEQHLDVREGGRWEITDVREGQSYTVCGEYLEVSPPTKLVFTLAMPQVSPNSDRITITLHATAQGCLMVLRQEGEDIAAELSALQGGASGGSEQGWLEMFRALAGVLARHRGEGERTAHDQVRFERLLPGPLERVWAWIADGEKRAQWLGGGDLPDRVGARFQIHFHHQRLSPLQAPSPAWFQPYDQGVSSDHEVLLYEPPHRLMISWDEHEQGGSQVLFELTPEGDRVRLVLTHQRLANDAAMLSVSGGWHTHLAMLEEKLAGRTPESFWTLFGDIEHRYVTRFGLAATPH from the coding sequence ATGACACAGCAGCAAAACAGCGCCCCGGGAAAAAGGATCGCGGTCACCGTCACTAAGGATATCCGCGCGCCGGTTGCGCAGGTGTTCGATGCCTGGCTCCGGCCGGAGATGGTGCGGCACTGGTTCGCCCCCGGCCTGGGGCCGATGACGCGCGTGGAGATCGATCCCGTCCCTGGCGGCAGGTTTCATTTTGATCAGCAGCGCGGCGAAGAGATCGCCCGTCACTGGGGTACCTATCAGGTGATCGAGCGCCCACGCCGGCTGGTATTTACCTGGCAGGTGGACGGTGTCGAAGAGGCGGATACCGTCAGTATTGAATTCACCGCGCAGGAAGGCGGCTGCCGCATCACCCTGACGCACGATATGGATGCGCGCTTTGCCGGATATCGCGATGCGACACAGCGTGGCTGGCGCACCATGCTGGGCGGTCTCGGCCAGGGGCTGGTGGCACAGCCTGAAAGTACCCCCCAGGCACTGGTGCTGACGCGCGAATTCAATGCCACGCCCGAACAGCTGTTTTCCGCCTGGACGGATCCTGCGCGGGTGCGGCAGTGGCTGTTCACGTCGCCGCAGAGCGAGGCCGGTGAGCAGCACCTGGATGTGCGCGAGGGCGGTCGCTGGGAAATAACCGATGTGCGTGAAGGCCAGAGTTACACCGTATGCGGTGAATATCTGGAGGTCTCGCCGCCAACGAAACTGGTGTTCACCCTGGCCATGCCGCAGGTGTCGCCGAACAGTGATCGCATCACGATCACCCTGCATGCCACGGCGCAGGGCTGCCTGATGGTGCTCCGCCAGGAAGGCGAGGATATCGCCGCTGAACTGTCGGCCTTGCAGGGCGGCGCCAGTGGCGGTTCCGAACAGGGCTGGCTGGAGATGTTCCGCGCGCTGGCCGGCGTGCTGGCGCGCCACCGTGGCGAGGGTGAGCGTACCGCACACGATCAGGTGCGTTTTGAGCGGTTGCTGCCGGGGCCACTGGAGCGCGTCTGGGCCTGGATCGCCGATGGCGAAAAACGCGCGCAATGGCTGGGCGGTGGCGACCTGCCGGATCGTGTTGGCGCGCGTTTCCAGATTCATTTCCATCACCAGCGGCTGTCACCATTGCAGGCGCCGTCGCCGGCCTGGTTTCAGCCTTATGACCAGGGCGTGTCGTCTGATCATGAAGTGCTGCTGTACGAGCCGCCGCACCGCTTGATGATTTCCTGGGATGAACACGAGCAGGGTGGTTCGCAGGTGCTGTTCGAGCTGACACCGGAAGGTGACCGGGTGCGGCTGGTGCTGACTCATCAGCGGCTGGCGAACGATGCGGCAATGCTCAGTGTGTCCGGTGGCTGGCATACGCACCTGGCGATGCTGGAGGAAAAGCTGGCGGGGCGCACACCGGAATCCTTCTGGACCCTGTTTGGCGATATCGAACACCGCTACGTGACGCGTTTCGGTCTGGCGGCGACCCCGCACTGA
- a CDS encoding CsbD family protein, with protein MNKDQVKGRTEEAKGKAKEIAGKVTGNKKLEREGKVQNTAGKVQSKYGDTKEKLKK; from the coding sequence ATGAACAAGGATCAGGTCAAGGGACGTACGGAAGAAGCAAAGGGCAAGGCCAAGGAAATCGCCGGCAAGGTGACCGGGAACAAGAAGCTGGAACGTGAAGGCAAGGTCCAGAACACGGCCGGCAAGGTGCAGTCGAAATACGGCGACACCAAGGAAAAACTGAAAAAGTAA
- a CDS encoding DUF2218 domain-containing protein, translating into MATSNATIETIEGARYLRRLCKHWSHKFAVSFDDTHGEVPFSDEASLTLSATDTALHLQLTHVDADALPQLQQVVVDHLQRFAGDSVLAITWTPG; encoded by the coding sequence ATGGCAACCAGCAACGCAACCATTGAAACAATTGAGGGTGCCCGTTATCTGCGTCGCCTCTGCAAGCACTGGTCACACAAGTTTGCGGTGAGCTTCGATGATACTCACGGTGAGGTGCCGTTCAGTGACGAGGCCAGCCTGACGCTATCGGCCACCGATACCGCCCTGCATCTGCAATTGACCCATGTCGATGCGGATGCCCTGCCGCAGCTGCAACAGGTGGTGGTGGACCATCTGCAACGCTTTGCCGGTGACTCTGTGCTGGCGATCACCTGGACGCCAGGCTAA
- a CDS encoding MBL fold metallo-hydrolase translates to MLKRTLAALCGLWLALPVPALDIDIYNPGEESTFPVSSVLVTGEREALLIDAQFQRNDAENLVRKIRASGRTLTTIYISHQDPDYYFGLDVLHAAFPDARILATPQTVAGIQASAEGKLAYWGPVLGELAPRELIVPEPLDGDHLLLEGERLEVRGLDGPTPARTYVWIPSQRTIAGGVLVFGNMHVWLADTQSRASRRHWRAALQGMRALSPVTVVPGHFLPGAPLTEASVAFTDAYLETVEEALPKARNAAELIEAVQARYTALKGADTLALSAKVLTGEMDWP, encoded by the coding sequence ATGCTGAAACGGACGTTGGCCGCCCTGTGTGGCCTGTGGCTGGCACTGCCGGTGCCGGCGCTGGACATCGATATCTATAACCCTGGCGAAGAAAGCACCTTCCCGGTGTCCTCGGTCCTGGTGACCGGCGAGCGCGAGGCACTGCTGATCGACGCGCAGTTCCAGCGCAACGACGCCGAAAACCTGGTCAGGAAAATCCGCGCCAGCGGCAGGACGCTGACCACCATTTATATCAGCCACCAGGACCCGGATTATTATTTCGGCCTGGATGTATTGCACGCGGCCTTTCCCGATGCGCGTATCCTCGCCACACCGCAGACAGTGGCCGGCATCCAGGCCAGCGCCGAGGGCAAGCTGGCCTATTGGGGGCCGGTGCTGGGCGAGCTGGCGCCGCGTGAACTGATCGTGCCGGAACCTCTGGATGGTGATCACCTCTTACTGGAAGGCGAACGGCTGGAAGTGCGTGGCCTGGACGGCCCGACCCCGGCGCGGACCTATGTCTGGATACCATCGCAGCGCACTATTGCTGGCGGTGTACTGGTATTCGGCAACATGCATGTGTGGCTGGCGGACACGCAGAGCCGCGCCTCGCGCCGCCACTGGAGGGCCGCCTTGCAGGGCATGCGCGCGCTGTCGCCGGTCACGGTTGTGCCCGGCCATTTCCTGCCGGGTGCGCCGCTCACCGAAGCATCGGTGGCCTTTACCGATGCTTACCTGGAAACGGTGGAGGAGGCCCTGCCGAAAGCACGTAACGCCGCCGAACTGATCGAGGCGGTGCAGGCCCGCTACACGGCTCTCAAAGGCGCCGATACCCTGGCGCTGAGTGCCAAAGTGCTGACCGGCGAAATGGACTGGCCGTAG
- a CDS encoding ArsR/SmtB family transcription factor codes for MQSTRDAAQAAALDQVFHALSDGTRRAMLRELAAGERKVGELAAPFSMSLAAASKHVRVLERAGLLQREVRGRVHICRLQPARLKTAGQWLRFYEQFWTERLDALEAALQAEAAPQPDTDGPGESPDDTAAKQRPGKKDRGHRH; via the coding sequence ATGCAGAGCACCCGCGACGCGGCTCAGGCCGCAGCACTGGATCAGGTTTTTCATGCGCTGTCTGACGGCACGCGCCGCGCCATGTTGCGCGAGCTGGCCGCCGGGGAGCGCAAGGTGGGCGAACTGGCGGCACCGTTTTCGATGTCACTGGCGGCAGCGTCGAAGCACGTACGCGTGCTGGAACGCGCCGGCCTGTTGCAGCGTGAAGTGCGTGGCCGGGTGCATATCTGCCGGCTGCAGCCGGCCCGGCTGAAAACGGCCGGGCAGTGGCTGCGTTTCTACGAACAGTTCTGGACCGAACGGCTGGATGCGCTGGAAGCAGCCTTGCAGGCCGAGGCGGCACCGCAGCCTGATACGGACGGTCCAGGGGAGAGCCCTGATGACACAGCAGCAAAACAGCGCCCCGGGAAAAAGGATCGCGGTCACCGTCACTAA